CTCCCATCCCCACTCACTGGTgccttgtccctgtcccactcccTGTCTCACTCCCTGGTGCCCACTCCCACCCCCATCCCCACTCCCTGttcccagtcccagtgccaCTCCCAGTCACTCACTGGTGCCGTGCACCTCCTCGCCGGTGAAGCGGATGTTGAAGGCGTAGGTGGGGTCTCCCCCGCTGGCCAGTTTGACgcacagctgggaggaggggaCGCAGCCCAGCTGCCGGGCGGCCTGGC
The sequence above is a segment of the Ficedula albicollis isolate OC2 unplaced genomic scaffold, FicAlb1.5 N07587, whole genome shotgun sequence genome. Coding sequences within it:
- the LOC101813092 gene encoding probable E3 ubiquitin-protein ligase HECTD4 translates to MNRVLNATVQRTADHAAPEITLDPLEIVGGEIRSSENSYFCQAARQLGCVPSSQLCVKLASGGDPTYAFNIRFTGEEVHGTSE